A stretch of the Ctenopharyngodon idella isolate HZGC_01 chromosome 14, HZGC01, whole genome shotgun sequence genome encodes the following:
- the gar1 gene encoding H/ACA ribonucleoprotein complex subunit 1, whose amino-acid sequence MSFRGGGGRGGGFNRGGGRGGGFGGGRGGGFGGGRGGGFGGGRGGGFGGGRGGRGGFNRNQDFGPPEYVVAVGEFMHPCEDDIVCKCVTEENKVPYFNAPVYLENKEQIGKVDEIFGQLRDFYFSVKLSENMKASSFKKLQKFYIDPMKLLPLQRFLPRPPGEKGPPRGGRGGGRGGRGGGFRGGRGGNGGGRGGGFGGRGGGGFRGGRGGGGGRGFRGGR is encoded by the exons ATGTCATTCCGCGGGGGTGGTGGTCGTGGCGGTGGTTTTAACAGAGGTGGTGGTCGTGGAGGAGGATTCGGAGGTGGTCGTGGAGGCGGATTTGGAGGGGGTCGTGGAGGCGGATTTGGAGGGGGTCGTGGAGGTGGATTTGGAGGGGGTCGAGGTGGCAGAGGTGGATTTAACAGAAATCAAGACTTTGGTCCACCGGAATATGTTGTTG CTGTAGGAGAGTTCATGCACCCCTGTGAGGATGATATTGTCTGTAAATGTGTGACGGAAGAAAACAAAGTCCCCTACTTCAACGCTCCTGTATATCTGGAAAACAAAGAACAGATTGGAAAAGTGGACGAGATCTTTGGACAGCTTCGTGATTTT TATTTTTCAGtcaaactttctgaaaatatgaAGGCATCCTCCTTCAAAAAGTTACAGAAG TTCTATATCGACCCCATGAAGCTGCTGCCCCTCCAGAGATTTCTCCCCAGGCCTCCAGGTGAGAAGGGGCCGCCCCGTGGAGgtagaggaggaggaagaggtgGAAGAGGAG GTGGCTTCCGTGGAGGTCGTGGTGGCAATGGTGGAGGTCGTGGAGGAGGATTTGGTGGACGTGGCGGCGGAGGGTTCAGAGGAGGTAGAGGTGGAGGTGGTGGACGTGGATTCAGAG GTGGAAGATGA